In Toxotes jaculatrix isolate fToxJac2 chromosome 11, fToxJac2.pri, whole genome shotgun sequence, a single genomic region encodes these proteins:
- the ret gene encoding proto-oncogene tyrosine-protein kinase receptor Ret isoform X1 → MGLSCGFSRGNIAVVVVLLLLLEGVTGLYFPQNEYIETVYVGQPAGSPILQVHAMLDNESERPHFYLCWSALRRPTHYSWFHLDISTGILSLNKTLEESDFAFLNQHSWSVKKLVLHVIVLPEFSKRFHCINRNALRITLDFVNATLPQCAQTDAKELCFPHRDTSNPHIMENRFPGALRQLRRLTRLNVCPNYTISYSVESDTPAPFAVNENTTELVVNASLDREESEFYRLLLVCTVRTETVITKVDTSLDIFVNDEDDNAPYVNGTDTADIIISFNRTRGGSFGTLFVFDRDLTPIYHIDQSHNKYVGALVKTDPWINKTFDIKGAFSEKKALGGIRETVHDYQLVLKRNLFVNESRTLQLEYQVNDTTYPGRERTVVLHFNVTILPVHIRFANITQMFTVTRRASMYAQVGKVCVENCQLFDGFRVTYRLEVPDKNMSANLQSCYMAISITQAPDMMWGLLYVNDSEALGRPECQDLQYLVVAQEEHTQQEASAQIHIIIEGEANKASQESQQLVSCAENRRRGDCESVRGLGATTGRCQWRQGTEKGITENFSTCSPDLRTCPDSFCDAVESRDMSICPQDCTKETVIGGHERGLRNGIKAGYGTCYCFSERCFCEKEEDEETICDDMCKTIIATSLLLSFVASILLSSYFIHRYHKNSPKPPITAEMTFRRPAQPYPISFPANNVRRGSQESIETDTFKIPEDPKWEFPRKNLVLGKTLGEGEFGKVVKATAFRLKGKAGYTTVAVKMLKENASHSELRDLLSEFTLLKQVNHPHVIKMYGACSQDGPLYLIVEYAKYGSLRNFLRESRKVGPSYMGRDANRNSSYLENPDDRALTMGDLISFAWQISRGMQYLAEMKLVHRDLAARNVLVAEGRKMKISDFGLSRDVYEEDSYVKRSKGRIPVKWMAIESLFDHIYTTQSDVWSFGVLLWEIVTLGGNPYPGIAPERLFNLLKTGYRMERPENCSEEMYNLMLRCWKQEPDKRPTFSDISKELEKMMVKSRDYLDLAASTPADALLYDDALSEEDTPLVDCNNAPLPRTLPSTWIENKLYGMSYPNWPEKSPVPLNRHDATNPVFTRYANDSVYANWMALPSPAKAVDKLDS, encoded by the exons ATGGGGTTAAGTTGTGGTTTCTCTCGGGGAAACATcgctgtggtggtggtgctgctgctgctgctggaag GAGTGACAGGGCTGTACTTCCCTCAGAATGAGTACATTGAGACGGTATACGTCGGCCAGCCGGCAGGATCACCAATCCTCCAGGTCCACGCCATGCTGGACAACGAATCTGAGCGGCCGCATTTCTACCTGTGCTGGAGCGCTCTCAGACGTCCAACCCACTACTCCTGGTTCCACCTGGACATCAGCACTGGAATACTTTCCTTGAACAAAACCCTGGAGGAGAGTGACTTCGCTTTCCTAA ATCAGCACTCATGGTCTGTGAAGAAGTTGGTCCTGCACGTCATAGTTTTACCTGAGTTCTCCAAGAGGTTCCACTGCATCAACAGGAACGCTCTTCGAATCACCCTGGACTTTGTCAATGCCACGTTGCCACAGTGTGCTCAGACAGACGCGAAGGAACTATGCTtcccacacagagacacctcCAATCCCCACATAATGGAGAACAGGTTCCCCGGGGCCCTGCGGCAACTCCGACGTCTTACCAGACTCAATGTCTGCCCCAACTACACCATCTCTTACAGTGTAGAATCAG ATACCCCAGCACCATTTGCTGTAAATGAGAACACCACAGAGCTGGTGGTGAATGCCTCGTTGGACCGGGAGGAGAGTGAATTCTACAGACTGCTGCTGGTCTGCACAGTCCGAACAGAAACAGTCATCACCAAGGTGGACACCTCACTGGACATTTTTGTCAACGACGAGGACGATAACGCACCGTACGTGAACGGAACAGACACAGCAGATATTATCATCAGCTTCAATCGGACAAGG ggtGGCTCTTTTGGAACCTTGTTCGTCTTTGACAGGGATTTAACCCCTATTTATCACATAGACCAGAGTCACAATAAGTATGTGGGGGCCTTGGTAAAAACTGACCCatggataaataaaacatttgacatAAAAGGCGCCTTCAGTGAGAAGAAGGCTCTTGGAGGCATTCGAGAGACTGTCCATGACTACC aGCTTGTCCTGAAGAGGAACCTGTTTGTGAATGAGAGTCGCACTTTGCAGCTGGAGTACCAGGTCAATGACACAACCTATCCTGGTCGAGAGAGAACAGTGGTGCTGCACTTCAACGTCACCATCTTACCAGTCCACATCCGCTTCGCAAACATCACACAGATGTTCACAGTGACACGCAGAGCTTCTATGTATGCGCAG GTTGGCAAAGTCTGTGTGGAAAACTGCCAGCTGTTCGACGGATTCAGAGTAACATATCGGCTCGAGGTGCCAGATAAAAACATGTCTGCTAACTTGCAGTCATGCTACATGGCCATAAGCATCACCCAGGCCCCCGACATGATGTGGGGGCTGCTCTACGTGAACGACTCGGAGGCCTTGGGCAGGCCAGAGTGCCAGGACCTGCAGTACCTTGTAGTAGCTCAGGAGgagcacacacagcaggaggcCAGCGCGCAGATCCACATCATAATAGAGGGTGAAG CAAACAAGGCCAGTCAGGAGAGCCAGCAGTTGGTGTCCTGTGCAGAGAACAGACGGCGAGGAGACTGTGAGTCTGTCCGAGGCCTGGGGGCAACAACAGGGAGGTGCCAGTGGAGGCAAGGCACAGAGAAAG GAATAACTGAAAATTTCTCGACCTGCTCTCCTGACCTGCGGACATGCCCAGACAGCTTTTGTGATGCAGTGGAAAGCAGAGATATGTCAATATGCCCACAAGACTGTACAA AGGAAACTGTTATCGGAGGTCATGAACGAGGCCTGAGGAACGGGATCAAGGCTGGATATGGAACCTGCTACTGCTTCTCTGAGAGATGCTTCTGTGAGAAGGAAGAAGATGAGG AGACGATATGTGACGACATGTGTAAGACCATCATTGCCacgtctctgctcctctcctttGTCGCCTCCATCCTCCTGTCCTCATACTTCATCCACCGGTACCACAAGAACTCGCCCAAGCCTCCGATCACTGCAGAGATGACTTTCCGTCGGCCAGCTCAGCCCTATCCCATCAGTTTCCCTGCTAACAACGTACGCCGGGGCTCACAGGAATCCATTGAGactgacacatttaaaatacct GAGGATCCAAAGTGGGAGTTTCCTCGTAAAAACCTTGTACTTGGCAAGACTTTAGGTGAAGGAGAGTTTGGGAAAGTAGTCAAGGCAACAGCTTTCAGGCTGAAAGGAAAAGCAGGTTACACCACTGTGGCTGTGAAAATGCTTAAAG AAAACGCCTCGCACAGTGAGCTGCGTGACCTGCTGTCAGAATTCACTTTACTGAAGCAAGTCAACCATCCACACGTCATAAAGATGTATGGAGCGTGCAGCCAGGATG GTCCATTGTATCTGATTGTGGAGTATGCCAAGTATGGGTCGCTCCGCAACTTCCTGCGCGAGAGTCGGAAAGTTGGCCCGAGCTACATGGGTAGGGATGCCAACCGAAACTCCAGCTACTTGGAGAACCCAGATGACAGGGCGCTCACCATGGGTGACCTGATCTCCTTTGCGTGGCAGATCTCCAGAGGCATGCAGTACCTGGCTGAAATGAAG CTTGTTCACAGGGACCTTGCAGCACGAAACGTCCTCGTAGCTGAAGGAAGGAAGATGAAGATCTCAGACTTTGGTCTTTCCAGAGACGTGTATGAAGAGGACTCATATGTTAAGAGGAGCAAG ggCCGTATACCTGTTAAATGGATGGCAATAGAGTCCTTGTTTGATCACATTTACACAACTCAAAGTGATGT CTGGTCCTTTGGTGTGCTGCTGTGGGAGATAGTCACACTGGGAGGAAATCCATACCCAGGTATCGCTCCTGAACGCCTCTTTAACCTCCTCAAGACCGGCTACAGGATGGAGAGACCAGAGAACTGCTCGGAGGAAAT GTATAACCTCATGCTTCGATGCTGGAAACAAGAACCAGACAAGAGGCCGACATTCTCAGACATCAGCAAAGAACTGGAAAAGATGATGGTGAAAAGTCGG GATTACCTGGACCTTGCGGCATCCACGCCAGCCGACGCCCTGCTGTACGACGACGCCCTCTCTGAAGAGGACACACCACTAGTGGACTGTAATAACGCCCCTCTCCCTCGAACCCTCCCCTCCACATGGATTGAAAACAAGCTCTATG GCATGTCATACCCGAACTGGCCTGAGAAGAGCCCGGTACCGCTCAACAGACATGATGCCACTAATCCAGTCTTTACAAGATATGCCAATGATAGTGTTTATGCAAACTGGATGGCTTTGCCTTCACCCGCAAAAGCTGTGGACAAGCTTGATAGCTAA
- the ret gene encoding proto-oncogene tyrosine-protein kinase receptor Ret isoform X2 — protein sequence MGLSCGFSRGNIAVVVVLLLLLEGVTGLYFPQNEYIETVYVGQPAGSPILQVHAMLDNESERPHFYLCWSALRRPTHYSWFHLDISTGILSLNKTLEESDFAFLNQHSWSVKKLVLHVIVLPEFSKRFHCINRNALRITLDFVNATLPQCAQTDAKELCFPHRDTSNPHIMENRFPGALRQLRRLTRLNVCPNYTISYSVESDTPAPFAVNENTTELVVNASLDREESEFYRLLLVCTVRTETVITKVDTSLDIFVNDEDDNAPYVNGTDTADIIISFNRTRGGSFGTLFVFDRDLTPIYHIDQSHNKYVGALVKTDPWINKTFDIKGAFSEKKALGGIRETVHDYQLVLKRNLFVNESRTLQLEYQVNDTTYPGRERTVVLHFNVTILPVHIRFANITQMFTVTRRASMYAQVGKVCVENCQLFDGFRVTYRLEVPDKNMSANLQSCYMAISITQAPDMMWGLLYVNDSEALGRPECQDLQYLVVAQEEHTQQEASAQIHIIIEGEANKASQESQQLVSCAENRRRGDCESVRGLGATTGRCQWRQGTEKGITENFSTCSPDLRTCPDSFCDAVESRDMSICPQDCTKETVIGGHERGLRNGIKAGYGTCYCFSERCFCEKEEDEETICDDMCKTIIATSLLLSFVASILLSSYFIHRYHKNSPKPPITAEMTFRRPAQPYPISFPANNVRRGSQESIETDTFKIPEDPKWEFPRKNLVLGKTLGEGEFGKVVKATAFRLKGKAGYTTVAVKMLKENASHSELRDLLSEFTLLKQVNHPHVIKMYGACSQDGPLYLIVEYAKYGSLRNFLRESRKVGPSYMGRDANRNSSYLENPDDRALTMGDLISFAWQISRGMQYLAEMKLVHRDLAARNVLVAEGRKMKISDFGLSRDVYEEDSYVKRSKGRIPVKWMAIESLFDHIYTTQSDVWSFGVLLWEIVTLGGNPYPGIAPERLFNLLKTGYRMERPENCSEEMYNLMLRCWKQEPDKRPTFSDISKELEKMMVKSRDYLDLAASTPADALLYDDALSEEDTPLVDCNNAPLPRTLPSTWIENKLYGRISHAFTRF from the exons ATGGGGTTAAGTTGTGGTTTCTCTCGGGGAAACATcgctgtggtggtggtgctgctgctgctgctggaag GAGTGACAGGGCTGTACTTCCCTCAGAATGAGTACATTGAGACGGTATACGTCGGCCAGCCGGCAGGATCACCAATCCTCCAGGTCCACGCCATGCTGGACAACGAATCTGAGCGGCCGCATTTCTACCTGTGCTGGAGCGCTCTCAGACGTCCAACCCACTACTCCTGGTTCCACCTGGACATCAGCACTGGAATACTTTCCTTGAACAAAACCCTGGAGGAGAGTGACTTCGCTTTCCTAA ATCAGCACTCATGGTCTGTGAAGAAGTTGGTCCTGCACGTCATAGTTTTACCTGAGTTCTCCAAGAGGTTCCACTGCATCAACAGGAACGCTCTTCGAATCACCCTGGACTTTGTCAATGCCACGTTGCCACAGTGTGCTCAGACAGACGCGAAGGAACTATGCTtcccacacagagacacctcCAATCCCCACATAATGGAGAACAGGTTCCCCGGGGCCCTGCGGCAACTCCGACGTCTTACCAGACTCAATGTCTGCCCCAACTACACCATCTCTTACAGTGTAGAATCAG ATACCCCAGCACCATTTGCTGTAAATGAGAACACCACAGAGCTGGTGGTGAATGCCTCGTTGGACCGGGAGGAGAGTGAATTCTACAGACTGCTGCTGGTCTGCACAGTCCGAACAGAAACAGTCATCACCAAGGTGGACACCTCACTGGACATTTTTGTCAACGACGAGGACGATAACGCACCGTACGTGAACGGAACAGACACAGCAGATATTATCATCAGCTTCAATCGGACAAGG ggtGGCTCTTTTGGAACCTTGTTCGTCTTTGACAGGGATTTAACCCCTATTTATCACATAGACCAGAGTCACAATAAGTATGTGGGGGCCTTGGTAAAAACTGACCCatggataaataaaacatttgacatAAAAGGCGCCTTCAGTGAGAAGAAGGCTCTTGGAGGCATTCGAGAGACTGTCCATGACTACC aGCTTGTCCTGAAGAGGAACCTGTTTGTGAATGAGAGTCGCACTTTGCAGCTGGAGTACCAGGTCAATGACACAACCTATCCTGGTCGAGAGAGAACAGTGGTGCTGCACTTCAACGTCACCATCTTACCAGTCCACATCCGCTTCGCAAACATCACACAGATGTTCACAGTGACACGCAGAGCTTCTATGTATGCGCAG GTTGGCAAAGTCTGTGTGGAAAACTGCCAGCTGTTCGACGGATTCAGAGTAACATATCGGCTCGAGGTGCCAGATAAAAACATGTCTGCTAACTTGCAGTCATGCTACATGGCCATAAGCATCACCCAGGCCCCCGACATGATGTGGGGGCTGCTCTACGTGAACGACTCGGAGGCCTTGGGCAGGCCAGAGTGCCAGGACCTGCAGTACCTTGTAGTAGCTCAGGAGgagcacacacagcaggaggcCAGCGCGCAGATCCACATCATAATAGAGGGTGAAG CAAACAAGGCCAGTCAGGAGAGCCAGCAGTTGGTGTCCTGTGCAGAGAACAGACGGCGAGGAGACTGTGAGTCTGTCCGAGGCCTGGGGGCAACAACAGGGAGGTGCCAGTGGAGGCAAGGCACAGAGAAAG GAATAACTGAAAATTTCTCGACCTGCTCTCCTGACCTGCGGACATGCCCAGACAGCTTTTGTGATGCAGTGGAAAGCAGAGATATGTCAATATGCCCACAAGACTGTACAA AGGAAACTGTTATCGGAGGTCATGAACGAGGCCTGAGGAACGGGATCAAGGCTGGATATGGAACCTGCTACTGCTTCTCTGAGAGATGCTTCTGTGAGAAGGAAGAAGATGAGG AGACGATATGTGACGACATGTGTAAGACCATCATTGCCacgtctctgctcctctcctttGTCGCCTCCATCCTCCTGTCCTCATACTTCATCCACCGGTACCACAAGAACTCGCCCAAGCCTCCGATCACTGCAGAGATGACTTTCCGTCGGCCAGCTCAGCCCTATCCCATCAGTTTCCCTGCTAACAACGTACGCCGGGGCTCACAGGAATCCATTGAGactgacacatttaaaatacct GAGGATCCAAAGTGGGAGTTTCCTCGTAAAAACCTTGTACTTGGCAAGACTTTAGGTGAAGGAGAGTTTGGGAAAGTAGTCAAGGCAACAGCTTTCAGGCTGAAAGGAAAAGCAGGTTACACCACTGTGGCTGTGAAAATGCTTAAAG AAAACGCCTCGCACAGTGAGCTGCGTGACCTGCTGTCAGAATTCACTTTACTGAAGCAAGTCAACCATCCACACGTCATAAAGATGTATGGAGCGTGCAGCCAGGATG GTCCATTGTATCTGATTGTGGAGTATGCCAAGTATGGGTCGCTCCGCAACTTCCTGCGCGAGAGTCGGAAAGTTGGCCCGAGCTACATGGGTAGGGATGCCAACCGAAACTCCAGCTACTTGGAGAACCCAGATGACAGGGCGCTCACCATGGGTGACCTGATCTCCTTTGCGTGGCAGATCTCCAGAGGCATGCAGTACCTGGCTGAAATGAAG CTTGTTCACAGGGACCTTGCAGCACGAAACGTCCTCGTAGCTGAAGGAAGGAAGATGAAGATCTCAGACTTTGGTCTTTCCAGAGACGTGTATGAAGAGGACTCATATGTTAAGAGGAGCAAG ggCCGTATACCTGTTAAATGGATGGCAATAGAGTCCTTGTTTGATCACATTTACACAACTCAAAGTGATGT CTGGTCCTTTGGTGTGCTGCTGTGGGAGATAGTCACACTGGGAGGAAATCCATACCCAGGTATCGCTCCTGAACGCCTCTTTAACCTCCTCAAGACCGGCTACAGGATGGAGAGACCAGAGAACTGCTCGGAGGAAAT GTATAACCTCATGCTTCGATGCTGGAAACAAGAACCAGACAAGAGGCCGACATTCTCAGACATCAGCAAAGAACTGGAAAAGATGATGGTGAAAAGTCGG GATTACCTGGACCTTGCGGCATCCACGCCAGCCGACGCCCTGCTGTACGACGACGCCCTCTCTGAAGAGGACACACCACTAGTGGACTGTAATAACGCCCCTCTCCCTCGAACCCTCCCCTCCACATGGATTGAAAACAAGCTCTATGGTAGAATCTCCCATGCATTTACTAGATTTTAG